A portion of the Suricata suricatta isolate VVHF042 chromosome 11, meerkat_22Aug2017_6uvM2_HiC, whole genome shotgun sequence genome contains these proteins:
- the LOC115271887 gene encoding LOW QUALITY PROTEIN: olfactory receptor 4C11-like (The sequence of the model RefSeq protein was modified relative to this genomic sequence to represent the inferred CDS: inserted 1 base in 1 codon): protein MNSSVTEFILFGLTQDAGKQKAIFGVFLILYLATLLGNFLIVVTIKISRTLGSPMYFFLFYLSLADACLSTTTAPRLIVDAITQKKTISYNECMMQVFAAHFFGCLEIFVLILMAFDRYVAICKPLRYTTIMSEYVCSVLMILSWVGSCIHSSAQIFLALRLPFCGPNVIDHYFCDLQPLLKLACMDTYVINLLVVSNSGAICTVSFILLLMSYVVILYSLRNHSAEGRQKALSTCTSHFIVVVLFFGPCIFIYTRPPTTFPIDKMVAVXYTIGTPLLNPLIYTLRNAEVESAMKRLRCSKV, encoded by the exons ATGAATAGTAGCGTGACTGAATTCATTCTCTTTGGGTTGACACAGGATGCAGGAAAGCAGAAGGCAATATTTGGGGTCTTCTTGATTCTTTACCTTGCAACACTGTTGGGGAACTTTCTAATTGTAGTAACTATTAAAATAAGCAGGACCCTTGGGAgtcccatgtacttcttcctatTCTATCTGTCCCTTGCTGATGCTTGCCTCTCCACAACCACAGCTCCCAGATTGATTGTGGATGCCATTACTCAGAAGAAGACCATTTCCTACAATGAATGCATGATGCAGGTCTTTGCAGCCCATTTCTTTGGGTGCCTGGAAATCTTCGTGCTCATCCTCATGGCTTTTGATCGCTATGTTGCCATTTGTAAGCCCCTAAGATACACAACCATCATGAGCGAGTATGTCTGCAGTGTGCTGATGATTCTGAGCTGGGTGGGATCCTGTATCCACTCTTCAGCACAAATTTTCCTGGCTTTGAGATTGCCTTTCTGTGGCCCCAACGTGATTGACCACTATTTCTGTGACTTGCAGCCCTTGTTGAAACTTGCCTGCATGGACACTTACGTGATAAATTTGCTAGTTGTTTCTAACAGTGGGGCCATATGCACGGTGAGTTTCATACTCCTGCTTATGTCCTATGTTGTCATCTTGTACTCTCTGCGAAACCACAGTGCCGAAGGCAGGCAAAAAGCCCTTTCCACCTGCACCTCCCACTTTATTGTGGTTGTCCTGTTTTTTGGTCCGTGTATATTCATATACACACGCCCACCAACCACATTTCCCATAGACAAGATGGTGGCTG TTTATACAATCGGGACTCCCTTGCTCAACCCTCTGATCTACACACTGAGGAATGCGGAGGTGGAAAGTGCCATGAAAAGGTTACGGTGTAGCAAAGTCTGA